In Rhodoferax koreense, a genomic segment contains:
- the garD gene encoding galactarate dehydratase, whose translation MSAAAIARTPLHIRMHPDDNVAIVANDGGLPAGTVFPSGLTLRDHVPQGHKVALVDLPADGAVRRYNVPIGYAMKDIPAGSWVHERLLKMPDARELDNLPIATVRPEPQPALEGYTFEGFRNPDGSVGTRNILAITQTVQCVAGVTDFAVQRIKSELLPRFPNVDDVVALEHTYGCGVAIDAPDAIIPIRTLRNISLNPNFGGEVMVVSLGCEKLQPERLLPPGSIPLIDERNVADVGTSEEAKLDVVCLQDDGHVGFMSMVDSIMRQAEEHLERLNARTRETVPASELVVGVQCGGSDAFSGVTANPAVGFCTDLLVRAGASVMFSETTEVRDGIDQLTSRASTPEVAAAMIKEMAWYDAYLKRGAVDRSANTTPGNKKGGLSNIVEKAMGSIVKSGSSPITGVLSPGEKLKQKGLTYAATPASDFICGTLQLAAGMNLHVFTTGRGTPYGLAQVPVIKVATRSDLARRWHDLMDVNAGTIATGEKTIEEVGWELFQLMLDVASGRKKTWAEQWKLHNALVLFNPAPVT comes from the coding sequence ATGTCCGCCGCAGCAATCGCCAGAACACCCCTGCACATCCGCATGCATCCCGACGACAACGTCGCCATCGTCGCCAACGATGGCGGCCTGCCCGCGGGCACGGTGTTTCCCTCCGGTTTGACTCTGCGCGACCATGTGCCGCAAGGGCACAAGGTGGCGCTGGTGGACCTGCCCGCCGACGGCGCCGTGCGTCGCTACAACGTGCCGATCGGCTACGCCATGAAAGACATCCCGGCCGGCAGCTGGGTGCACGAGCGCCTGCTGAAGATGCCCGATGCGCGCGAACTCGACAACCTGCCGATCGCCACCGTCCGGCCCGAGCCGCAGCCCGCGCTCGAGGGCTACACGTTCGAAGGTTTCCGCAACCCGGACGGCTCGGTCGGCACGCGCAACATCCTGGCGATCACCCAGACCGTGCAGTGCGTGGCCGGCGTGACCGACTTCGCCGTGCAGCGCATCAAGTCCGAGCTGCTGCCCCGGTTCCCCAACGTGGACGATGTGGTGGCGCTGGAGCACACCTACGGCTGCGGCGTGGCCATCGACGCGCCCGACGCCATCATCCCGATCCGCACGCTGCGCAACATCAGCCTGAACCCGAATTTCGGCGGCGAGGTGATGGTGGTCAGCCTGGGCTGCGAGAAGCTGCAGCCCGAGCGGCTGTTGCCGCCGGGCAGCATCCCGCTGATCGACGAACGCAACGTGGCGGACGTGGGCACGTCGGAAGAAGCCAAGCTCGACGTGGTCTGCCTGCAGGACGACGGCCATGTGGGTTTCATGTCCATGGTCGACTCCATCATGCGCCAGGCCGAGGAACACCTGGAGCGCCTGAACGCACGCACCCGCGAAACCGTGCCGGCCAGCGAACTGGTGGTGGGCGTGCAGTGCGGCGGCAGCGACGCGTTCAGCGGCGTCACCGCCAACCCAGCGGTGGGTTTCTGCACCGACCTGCTGGTGCGCGCCGGCGCCAGCGTGATGTTTTCCGAGACCACCGAGGTGCGCGACGGCATCGACCAGCTCACCTCGCGCGCCAGCACGCCGGAGGTGGCGGCGGCGATGATCAAGGAGATGGCCTGGTACGACGCGTACCTCAAGCGCGGCGCGGTGGACCGCAGCGCCAACACCACGCCGGGCAACAAGAAGGGCGGCCTGTCGAACATCGTCGAGAAGGCGATGGGCTCGATCGTCAAGTCGGGCTCCTCGCCGATCACGGGCGTGCTGTCGCCCGGCGAGAAGCTCAAGCAGAAAGGCCTGACCTATGCCGCCACGCCGGCCAGCGATTTCATCTGCGGCACGCTGCAGCTGGCCGCAGGCATGAACCTGCACGTGTTCACCACCGGCCGCGGCACGCCTTACGGCCTGGCCCAGGTGCCGGTGATCAAGGTGGCCACGCGCAGCGACCTCGCGCGCCGCTGGCACGACCTGATGGACGTCAACGCCGGCACCATCGCCACGGGCGAGAAAACCATCGAAGAGGTGGGCTGGGAACTCTTTCAACTGATGCTCGACGTGGCCAGCGGCCGCAAGAAGACCTGGGCCGAGCAGTGGAAGCTGCACAACGCATTGGTGCTGTTCAACCCGGCGCCGGTGACCTGA
- a CDS encoding K+/H+ antiporter subunit F: MSLFLAWSLKAALFLLVLAIAVALVRLLKGPSAQDRVLALDCIYVSGMMAMLVLALTYGSSMYFEAALLIALFGFVGSTAMAKFLLRGEVIE; this comes from the coding sequence ATGAGCCTGTTCCTCGCCTGGTCGCTGAAGGCCGCGCTGTTCCTGCTGGTGCTGGCCATCGCCGTCGCACTGGTGCGCCTGCTCAAGGGCCCCTCCGCACAGGACCGCGTGCTGGCCCTGGACTGCATCTACGTGAGCGGCATGATGGCCATGCTGGTGCTGGCGCTGACCTACGGCAGCAGCATGTACTTCGAGGCCGCGCTGCTGATCGCGCTGTTCGGCTTCGTCGGCTCGACCGCGATGGCCAAGTTCCTGCTGCGCGGCGAGGTGATCGAATGA
- a CDS encoding Na+/H+ antiporter subunit G: MTTDIPLWAEIATSVLVLAGSLLALIGAVGLLRLPTFFQRVHAPTLGSTLGCWCLVLATIVYFSVKDGSLSVHAVLIGIFIALTAPVTTVFLLRAALFRQRRAGNPDVPPNITRS, translated from the coding sequence ATGACGACGGACATCCCGCTCTGGGCCGAGATCGCGACCTCCGTGCTGGTGCTTGCGGGCAGCCTGCTCGCGCTGATCGGTGCGGTCGGGCTACTGCGCCTGCCGACCTTCTTCCAGCGTGTGCACGCCCCCACGCTGGGCTCCACGCTGGGCTGCTGGTGCCTGGTGCTGGCCACCATCGTCTACTTCTCCGTGAAGGACGGCAGCCTCTCGGTGCACGCCGTGCTCATCGGCATCTTCATCGCCCTCACCGCGCCGGTGACCACGGTGTTCCTGCTGCGCGCGGCCCTGTTCCGCCAGCGGCGCGCCGGCAACCCGGACGTGCCGCCGAACATCACGCGGTCGTGA
- a CDS encoding FHA domain-containing protein produces MNAPHDMNGEQAADGAAADPATPAGPGMLALIEVLDRSGAIVQQLPVWRWPVTVGRALTNDLVLADPHVAAEHLRVEATSSPAGARLAVEVLDTVNGVRHGHRRQARGSRFDWTDGDDISLGRLRLRVRLASAALAPEQVLTRLRWRPVAATLGLVLAFAALTTWQSWLGQTEPNQFAAGLRVRSACCSGPRCCGPGWPPC; encoded by the coding sequence ATGAACGCCCCGCACGACATGAACGGCGAGCAAGCCGCCGACGGCGCTGCAGCCGACCCGGCCACGCCCGCGGGTCCGGGCATGCTCGCCCTCATCGAGGTGCTGGACCGCAGCGGCGCCATCGTGCAGCAACTGCCGGTGTGGCGCTGGCCGGTCACCGTGGGCCGCGCGCTCACCAACGACCTGGTGCTGGCCGACCCGCATGTGGCGGCCGAGCATCTGCGCGTTGAAGCAACGTCCTCGCCCGCCGGTGCCAGACTGGCCGTCGAGGTGCTCGACACCGTCAACGGCGTACGCCATGGCCATCGGCGGCAGGCGCGTGGCAGCCGTTTCGACTGGACCGACGGCGACGACATCTCGCTGGGCCGGCTGCGGCTGCGTGTGCGGCTGGCCAGCGCCGCACTCGCGCCCGAACAGGTGCTGACGCGCTTGCGCTGGCGGCCGGTCGCGGCCACGCTGGGCCTGGTGCTGGCCTTCGCGGCGCTGACCACGTGGCAGTCCTGGCTGGGCCAGACGGAGCCCAACCAGTTCGCCGCGGGGCTGCGCGTGCGCTCGGCGTGTTGTTCGGGGCCGCGCTGCTGTGGACCGGGCTGGCCGCCTTGCTGA
- a CDS encoding Na+/H+ antiporter subunit E — MKRLLPSPVLSAALFLLWLLLNQSASPGTLLLGAILAVVIPSLTASLRPTPVRIRRPAVVLRLVATVAADVLRAGLSTGWALLTRRARSLPSAFVRVPLELSDPNGLAVLAVITCLTSGTAWAELSLDRKVLLLHVLQVDDEAALITEFKQRYERPLMEIFE; from the coding sequence ATCAAGCGCCTGCTGCCGTCCCCGGTCCTGTCCGCCGCGCTGTTCCTGTTGTGGCTGCTGCTCAACCAGTCGGCCAGCCCCGGCACGCTGCTGCTTGGGGCTATCCTGGCCGTGGTCATTCCGTCCCTTACCGCCAGCCTGCGGCCGACGCCGGTACGCATCCGGCGGCCGGCCGTGGTGCTGCGGCTGGTCGCCACCGTGGCGGCCGACGTGTTGCGGGCCGGCCTGTCCACCGGCTGGGCGCTGCTCACGCGCCGCGCGCGCAGCCTGCCTTCGGCCTTCGTGCGGGTACCGCTCGAACTCAGTGACCCGAACGGCCTGGCCGTGCTGGCCGTGATCACCTGCCTGACCTCGGGCACGGCCTGGGCCGAACTGTCGCTCGATCGGAAGGTGCTGCTGCTGCACGTGCTCCAGGTCGATGACGAAGCCGCGCTCATCACCGAATTCAAGCAACGTTACGAACGGCCCCTGATGGAGATTTTCGAATGA
- a CDS encoding MFS transporter yields the protein MTSPDESAAHETPLLRTAVLALSLAAFFSAISLRITDALLPSFSQQFGITLGHAASVITVFSVAYGLSQLLFGPLGDRFGKYYVVAWACVACAITAALCGLAPDFPLLIVARLLAGATAAAVIPLSMAFIGDVVPYEGRQPILARFLIGQILGLSTGVWLGGFAADHLSWRVPFLLIGGGFALISMALFTLNRRLPAMARVTRRAEGNAAARMVQEFGQVLAKPWARVVLATVFLEGAFLYGVFAFIATHLHAVFGVSLSTAGSMVMLYGFGGLLFAIFSATLVRRLGEVGLTGVGGILIAGSLLTIGMAPVWWWAMPACFVAGLGFYMLHNTLQINATQMAPERRGAAVSAFASCFFLGQATGVGVAGMLVGYWGTSPVIALGACGVLLVALNFSRLRLRSLAPVAAVT from the coding sequence ATGACTTCACCTGACGAATCCGCGGCGCACGAAACGCCGCTGTTGCGCACAGCCGTGCTGGCCCTGTCCCTCGCGGCCTTTTTCAGTGCGATTTCGCTGCGCATCACCGACGCACTGCTGCCGAGCTTCTCGCAGCAGTTCGGCATCACGCTGGGGCATGCGGCCAGTGTGATCACGGTGTTCTCGGTGGCCTACGGGCTGTCGCAACTGCTGTTCGGGCCGCTCGGCGACCGGTTCGGCAAATACTACGTCGTGGCCTGGGCCTGCGTGGCCTGTGCGATCACCGCGGCCCTGTGCGGCCTGGCGCCCGACTTCCCGCTGCTGATCGTTGCGCGCCTGCTGGCCGGTGCCACGGCGGCGGCGGTGATCCCGCTCTCCATGGCCTTCATCGGCGATGTGGTGCCGTACGAAGGCCGCCAGCCCATCCTCGCGCGTTTCCTGATCGGGCAGATCCTGGGGCTTTCCACCGGCGTCTGGCTGGGCGGCTTCGCGGCCGACCATCTGAGCTGGCGTGTGCCCTTCCTGCTGATCGGCGGCGGCTTCGCGTTGATCAGCATGGCGCTGTTCACCCTGAACCGGCGGCTGCCGGCCATGGCCCGCGTGACGCGCAGGGCCGAGGGCAATGCCGCCGCGCGCATGGTTCAGGAGTTCGGCCAGGTGCTCGCCAAGCCCTGGGCGCGCGTGGTGCTGGCCACCGTGTTCCTGGAGGGCGCGTTCCTCTACGGCGTGTTCGCCTTCATCGCCACCCATCTGCATGCGGTGTTCGGCGTGTCGCTGTCCACGGCGGGCTCGATGGTCATGCTGTACGGTTTTGGCGGCCTGTTGTTCGCCATCTTTTCGGCCACGCTGGTGCGCCGGCTCGGCGAGGTCGGTCTTACCGGGGTCGGCGGCATCCTGATCGCGGGCTCGCTGCTGACCATCGGCATGGCGCCGGTGTGGTGGTGGGCGATGCCGGCCTGTTTCGTCGCCGGCCTGGGTTTCTACATGCTGCACAACACCTTGCAGATCAATGCCACGCAGATGGCGCCCGAGCGCCGGGGTGCGGCGGTGTCGGCTTTTGCCTCGTGTTTCTTCCTCGGCCAGGCCACGGGTGTGGGCGTCGCTGGCATGCTCGTCGGTTATTGGGGAACCAGCCCGGTGATCGCACTCGGCGCCTGCGGCGTGCTGCTGGTGGCGCTGAACTTCAGCCGACTGCGGCTGCGTTCACTCGCGCCGGTCGCCGCCGTCACCTGA
- a CDS encoding ComEA family DNA-binding protein: MLKKILAIAAMLYAAATFAAVDVNKATAADLDGLKGIGPSISTRILDERKKGNFKDWTDFIERIKGVGEGNAAKFSAEGMTVNGEAYKGANALPAKAETKKEAKAAKADAKPAAVTTTAAPAAAAAPAPVAKADAKPTADEAKAKKAAEKQAKADAKKAKAEEAKAKKEAAAAKPVAAASAAK, translated from the coding sequence ATGTTGAAGAAGATCCTGGCCATCGCGGCCATGCTGTATGCGGCCGCCACCTTCGCCGCCGTGGACGTGAACAAGGCCACGGCCGCCGACCTGGACGGGCTCAAGGGCATCGGCCCATCGATTTCCACGCGCATCCTCGACGAACGCAAGAAGGGCAACTTCAAGGACTGGACCGATTTCATCGAGCGCATCAAGGGCGTGGGTGAAGGCAATGCGGCGAAGTTCTCCGCCGAAGGCATGACGGTGAACGGCGAAGCCTACAAGGGCGCCAACGCATTGCCCGCCAAGGCCGAAACCAAGAAAGAAGCCAAGGCGGCGAAAGCGGATGCCAAGCCAGCGGCCGTGACGACCACCGCGGCTCCGGCCGCCGCAGCAGCCCCGGCCCCCGTGGCCAAGGCCGATGCCAAGCCGACGGCCGACGAAGCCAAGGCCAAGAAGGCTGCGGAAAAGCAGGCCAAGGCCGATGCCAAGAAAGCCAAGGCCGAAGAGGCCAAGGCAAAGAAAGAAGCCGCTGCGGCGAAGCCGGTGGCTGCCGCCAGCGCCGCGAAGTAG
- a CDS encoding DinB family protein produces MHSPFTDNYRLLARYNQWFNTRLFDACETLDEAARQQDRGAFFGSIHHTLNHLVVADQIWLRRLRQCAAEHGQDVSMLGDDVLDLPAGAVLSTVLFDDWGALRAKRTQLDAAIVAWLAQLPEAFAHQTMRYANSKGVQREHPAWQALTHFFNHQTHHRGQVTALMMQAGVDVGVTDMVALL; encoded by the coding sequence ATGCACAGCCCCTTCACCGACAACTACCGCCTGCTGGCCCGCTACAACCAGTGGTTCAACACCCGGCTTTTCGACGCGTGCGAGACCCTCGACGAGGCCGCGCGCCAGCAGGACCGCGGCGCCTTCTTCGGCTCCATCCACCACACGCTGAACCACCTGGTGGTGGCCGACCAGATCTGGCTGCGGCGGCTGCGCCAATGCGCCGCCGAGCACGGCCAGGACGTCTCGATGCTGGGTGACGACGTGCTCGACCTGCCGGCCGGCGCCGTCCTGTCCACGGTGCTGTTCGACGACTGGGGCGCCCTGCGCGCCAAGCGCACGCAGCTCGATGCGGCCATCGTCGCCTGGCTCGCGCAGTTGCCCGAAGCCTTCGCGCACCAGACCATGCGCTACGCGAACAGCAAGGGCGTGCAGCGCGAGCACCCGGCCTGGCAGGCGTTGACGCACTTCTTCAACCACCAGACCCACCACCGCGGCCAGGTGACGGCATTGATGATGCAGGCTGGCGTGGATGTCGGCGTGACCGATATGGTGGCCTTGCTGTAG
- a CDS encoding S1C family serine protease, which produces MMRSNMRWWWLVLCLAALAPLSAVAQASAAAPAQVGVEPVSRDAQRAYASAREKLVQIRTLVRNTDAQSSVGSGFFVSSDGLILTNFHVASQLALEPERYRGVYVPVDGKQAELELLAFDVLHDLAVLRVKRAEPSPHAAPWPALVFRSPARALARGERLYSLGNPLDIGFAVTEGTYNGLVQRSFYPRIFFGGAINPGMSGGPVLDDNGEVIGVNVSKRLDGELLSFLVPAEFAQALLAQAKGQAQPITTGAQAEVTRQLLAHQEALTRRFTSTPFKVQRYHGYSLPVPDDAMARCWGRSRDADLKSYEMDSTNCQLDAQLFAGELTTGFIRLRHTAYDAPRLGAMRFAKLYSQHFRSERVNARGNAQGTASECTERYVETGGVPMRAVVCLLAYRKLRGLYDMSVVVTSLNRPTQGVRGRLDAYGVGFDNGLKLAAYYVDAFKWDGAQ; this is translated from the coding sequence ATGATGCGTTCGAACATGAGATGGTGGTGGCTGGTGCTGTGTCTGGCCGCGCTGGCGCCGTTGTCGGCCGTGGCGCAAGCATCTGCAGCCGCACCTGCACAGGTCGGGGTGGAGCCCGTGTCGCGCGACGCACAGCGTGCCTATGCGAGCGCGCGCGAGAAGCTGGTGCAGATTCGCACGCTGGTGCGCAATACCGATGCCCAATCCAGCGTGGGCTCGGGGTTCTTCGTTTCATCGGATGGACTGATCCTCACCAACTTCCATGTGGCGAGCCAGCTCGCGCTCGAGCCCGAGCGCTACCGCGGCGTGTACGTGCCGGTGGACGGCAAGCAGGCCGAGCTCGAACTGCTGGCCTTCGACGTGTTGCACGACCTGGCCGTGCTGCGGGTGAAGCGCGCCGAGCCGTCGCCGCACGCGGCGCCCTGGCCGGCCCTGGTGTTCCGCAGCCCCGCGCGTGCGCTCGCGCGCGGCGAGCGCCTCTACTCGCTGGGCAATCCGCTGGACATCGGCTTCGCCGTGACCGAAGGCACCTACAACGGGCTGGTGCAGCGCAGCTTCTATCCGCGCATCTTCTTCGGCGGGGCGATCAACCCCGGCATGAGCGGCGGCCCGGTGCTCGACGACAACGGCGAGGTGATCGGCGTCAACGTGTCGAAGCGGCTCGACGGGGAGTTGCTGAGTTTCCTGGTGCCGGCCGAATTCGCCCAGGCGCTGCTGGCGCAGGCGAAGGGGCAGGCCCAACCCATCACCACCGGTGCCCAGGCCGAGGTCACGCGCCAGTTGCTGGCGCACCAGGAGGCCCTGACCCGGCGCTTCACGTCCACGCCTTTCAAGGTGCAGCGCTACCACGGCTACAGCCTGCCCGTGCCCGACGACGCCATGGCGCGCTGCTGGGGCCGTTCGCGTGATGCCGACCTCAAGTCGTATGAGATGGACAGCACCAATTGCCAGCTCGATGCACAGCTTTTCGCCGGGGAGCTCACCACCGGCTTCATCCGGTTGCGGCACACGGCCTACGACGCGCCGCGCCTGGGCGCCATGCGTTTCGCCAAGCTATACAGCCAGCATTTCCGCAGTGAACGCGTCAACGCGCGCGGCAATGCGCAGGGCACGGCGTCCGAATGCACCGAGCGCTACGTCGAGACCGGCGGCGTGCCGATGCGCGCCGTGGTCTGCCTGCTGGCCTACCGCAAGCTGCGCGGCCTGTACGACATGTCGGTGGTGGTGACCTCGCTGAACCGGCCCACGCAGGGCGTGCGCGGCCGGCTGGATGCCTACGGCGTCGGCTTCGACAACGGGCTGAAACTCGCGGCCTATTACGTCGATGCGTTCAAGTGGGACGGCGCGCAATGA